A DNA window from Candidatus Roseilinea sp. contains the following coding sequences:
- a CDS encoding FAD-dependent oxidoreductase, with translation MSSKARYDAVVVGAGPNGLAAAITLAEAGCSVLLIEAAETVGGGCRSAALTLPGFVHDICSAIHPLGASSPRFRTLPLEQYGLNWVHPSAPFAHPFDDGRAAIAERSLDATAERLGADGPAYRRLMTPLVEAWDALVEDVLGPLPLPPRHFAPLARFGVRAVWPARALAQFCFRGEAARALFAGLAAHSVLPLDAPITAAFGLVLGASAHAVGWPMAQGGSQRIADALAQHFRALGGEMVTGWRVESLRELPSARATLLDVTPRQFARIAGDRLPAGYRRQLMRYRYGAGAFKVDYALDGPIPWKAPECARAATVHLGGALDEIAEGERAVMRGRHPERPFVLLAQHTLFDPSRAPAGGHTCWAYCHVPHGSTVDMTERIEAQIERFAPGFRERILARHVMNPAAMERYNANYIGGDINGGAQDLRQLYTRPTLHQPPYATPVAGLYLCSSSTPPGGGVHGMCGYHAARLALKRMGARVKNSDGQCGSPTERSSSGL, from the coding sequence ATGAGCAGCAAGGCGCGCTACGATGCGGTGGTGGTCGGTGCAGGGCCGAACGGCCTAGCTGCGGCGATCACGCTGGCCGAAGCCGGCTGCTCGGTATTGCTGATTGAGGCTGCTGAAACAGTGGGCGGCGGGTGCCGCTCGGCTGCGCTGACGCTGCCCGGATTCGTCCACGACATCTGCTCGGCTATTCACCCGCTAGGCGCCTCTTCGCCGCGCTTCCGCACGCTGCCGCTGGAACAATACGGCCTGAATTGGGTTCATCCGTCGGCGCCGTTTGCGCATCCCTTCGACGACGGCCGCGCGGCGATCGCCGAGCGCTCCCTGGACGCCACGGCCGAGCGCCTGGGGGCGGACGGGCCGGCCTATCGCCGGCTGATGACGCCACTGGTGGAGGCATGGGATGCGCTGGTCGAGGATGTGCTTGGGCCGTTGCCTTTGCCGCCGCGTCACTTTGCACCGCTGGCGCGTTTTGGGGTGCGCGCGGTTTGGCCGGCGCGAGCGCTCGCCCAGTTTTGCTTTCGCGGCGAGGCGGCCCGCGCGCTGTTCGCCGGCCTGGCCGCGCATTCCGTTCTGCCGCTCGATGCGCCCATCACTGCGGCGTTTGGGCTGGTGCTGGGCGCGAGCGCGCATGCCGTGGGGTGGCCGATGGCCCAAGGCGGCTCGCAGCGCATCGCCGACGCCTTGGCCCAGCATTTCAGGGCGCTGGGCGGCGAGATGGTCACCGGCTGGCGGGTGGAGTCGCTGCGCGAGTTGCCATCGGCGCGCGCGACGCTGCTCGATGTGACCCCGCGCCAGTTCGCGCGCATCGCGGGCGACCGTCTGCCGGCCGGCTACCGCCGCCAACTGATGCGCTATCGCTACGGCGCGGGCGCGTTCAAGGTGGACTATGCGCTCGACGGGCCGATCCCGTGGAAAGCGCCGGAGTGCGCGCGCGCCGCAACGGTGCACCTGGGCGGCGCGCTGGACGAGATCGCCGAGGGCGAGCGAGCGGTCATGCGCGGCCGGCACCCGGAGCGGCCTTTCGTGCTCCTGGCGCAGCATACCCTCTTCGACCCCAGCCGCGCGCCAGCCGGCGGTCATACCTGCTGGGCCTATTGCCACGTGCCGCATGGTTCAACGGTGGACATGACCGAGCGCATCGAGGCGCAGATCGAACGGTTTGCGCCGGGCTTCCGCGAACGCATCCTGGCGCGCCATGTGATGAACCCCGCTGCGATGGAGCGTTATAACGCCAACTATATCGGCGGGGACATCAACGGCGGCGCGCAAGATCTGCGCCAGCTCTACACGCGCCCGACGCTGCATCAACCGCCCTACGCCACGCCGGTAGCGGGACTCTATCTCTGCTCGTCCTCGACGCCGCCAGGCGGGGGGGTGCACGGCATGTGCGGCTATCATGCAGCCCGACTGGCGCTGAAGCGAATGGGGGCGAGGGTCAAAAACTCAGATGGCCAATGCGGATCGCCGACCGAGCGGTC